A single window of Plasmodium reichenowi strain SY57 chromosome 14, whole genome shotgun sequence DNA harbors:
- a CDS encoding hypothetical protein (conserved Plasmodium protein, unknown function), whose protein sequence is MSRIKDKSTTLSKNKKFGPNIKSCSEEKQSILVKNSSSIKNTKKGFLIDEDNIINKIKELNIILLQNKDEIDNLKQENESYVTQITNFMNKCKELQNICNDKDIILFKYKQEEKNLLKLIDSYKKEKEELQNEIEKLENNIQSTKGQLLVQNNEIDILKKEIKEKDKNIEDLNIYIKHTEDKILKLTNENNKNKEDVNNNIKKQNKINEHINEKENVIKGLEEKIQKCNKVIKDKIEENETNKKKIQQQNEKINYINDKIQDLEREQKNDKEKIKKYIEKIKTLKKTSTIMEEKKKADKIDEQNKEKNQQEEIYNSQIYNINKKINKKGIKNISMNKSDKMNKINMNGKNISINQKNVCNSRSTSNSSSNSSDMSQEEIVSFSSKYNIKQNKINTSQK, encoded by the exons ATGAGCCGCATAAAGGACAAAAGCACAACActttcaaaaaataaaaaattcggtccaaatataaaat CCTGTTCAGAAGAAAAACAAAGTATCCTGGTAAAAAACAGCTCCAGCATTAAAAACACAAAAAAGGGATTTTTAATTgatgaagataatataattaacaaaataaaagagCTAAATATAATTCTGTTACAAAATAAAGACGAAATAGATAATCTGAAGCAAGAAAATGAATCATACGTTACACAA ATAACCAATTTTATGAATAAGTGCAAAGAActacaaaatatatgtaatgataaagatattatacttttcaaatataaacaagaagaaaagaatcttttaaaattaatagattcttataaaaaagagaaGGAAGAATTACAAAATGAAATAGAAAAACTAGAAAATAACATCCAATCTACAAAAGGACAATTGTTGgtacaaaataatgaaatagatatattaaagaaagaaataaaagaaaaagataaaaatattgaagatctaaatatatatataaagcATACAGAggataaaatattaaagcttacaaatgaaaataataaaaataaagaagatgtaaataataatataaagaaacaaaataaaataaatgaacacattaatgaaaaagaaaatgttataaaagGCTTAGaggaaaaaatacaaaaatgtAACAAAGTCATAAAGGATAAAatagaagaaaatgaaactaataaaaaaaagatacaacaacaaaatgaaaaaataaattatataaatgataaaatacAAGATCTAGAAAgagaacaaaaaaatgacaaagagaaaattaaaaaatatatagaaaaaattaaaacattAAAAAAGACAAGTACTATTAtggaagaaaaaaagaaagcAGACAAAATAGATGAACAAAATAAGGAGAAGAATCAACAAgaggaaatatataactcacaaatatataatataaataaaaagatcaataaaaaaggtatcaaaaatattagTATGAATAAATCtgataaaatgaataaaataaatatgaatggaaaaaatatatcaataaatcaaaaaaatgtatGTAATTCTAGAAGTACTAGTAATAGTAGTAGCAACAGTAGTGATATGAGTCAGGAAGAAATTGTTAGCTTCTCAAGtaaatacaatataaaacaaaataaaataaacacATCTCAAAAATGA
- a CDS encoding hypothetical protein (conserved Plasmodium protein, unknown function) — protein sequence MSDLGCLHRFVNIHAEIFVQSFYAVIESSQIECLECPVEKTSNDNFLLKIYFNNIINSIRTFFLINCFGTVGCILHNNKIEEKKKVIFLGKKDTCKNILENENSNMSEYIKEQTKPYENDNINDNEKDSSSPYSYDINQQEHRNAYVKKNDTQFYNYPQDKDVHNKLYNDEYMFLKKCERVHSLRKELENATLKYSTIPRFNEELLGSLHKRKT from the exons atgAGTGATTTAGGTTGTCTACATAGGTTTGTTAATATACACGCAGAAATTTTTGTACAAAGCTTTTATGCAGTTATAGAAAGTTCAcaa ATTGAATGTCTTGAATGTCCAGTGGAAAAAACGAGCaatgataattttttattaaaaatatattttaacaaTATA ATAAATAGCATAAGAACCTTTTTCCTCATAAATTGTTTCGGCACTGTGGGATGTATtcttcataataataaaatagaagaaaagaaaaaagttatatttttagGGAAAAAAGACACGTgcaaaaatatattagaaaatGAGAATTCCAATATGagtgaatatataaaagaacaAACAAAACCTTATGagaatgataatataaatgataatgaaaaagataGTTCATCTCCTTATTCTTATGATATTAATCAACAAGAGCACAGAAATGCTTATGTAAAAAAGAATGATACtcaattttataattacCCACAAGACAAGGATGttcataataaattatataacgatgaatatatgtttttaaaaaaatgtgaaAGAGTACATTCTCTTCGTAAAGAATTGGAAAATGCAACCTTAAAATATTCTACAATACCAAGATTTAATGAAGAACTTTTAGGGTCTTTACACAAAAggaaaacataa
- a CDS encoding autophagy-related protein 12, putative codes for MTENYIQYIPVFEKKPDMREILINRRNQKIKIVFKCISGTTILKKNKVLINGNETFSSLLIFLKRIFNKNDNIYLYINNNIKPNLDDYIYDLYDLYQISGSLNISYSFTPAY; via the exons atgaCAGAGAATTATATACAGTATATACCAgtatttgaaaaaaaacCTGATATGCGTgaaattttaattaatcGACGAAACCAAAAGA TTAAAATTGTTTTTAAATGCATAAGTGGTACGAcaatattgaaaaaaaataaagtgCTCATTAATGGAAATGAAACTTTTTCTTCCTTATTAATATTCCTCAAAAGAATATTCAacaaaaatgataatata tatttatatatcaacaataatataaaacCGAACCTTGACgattatatttatgacCTATACGAT TTGTATCAAATATCAGGGAgtttaaatatatcttataGTTTTACGCCAGCATATTAA